The following is a genomic window from Nguyenibacter vanlangensis.
CCGAATACCCCATGATGGCATGATATCCGCCGGATCATCGCGTTTCAGCATACCGACGCTAGGCCGAAACGATATTGCCTGTCCAGCTCGTTTTGAATATGGACCGAAAATTCTTTGAAATTTGGGGAAAACAGCCGAATATTCTTTTCACGCAGGAAGATTCGGCGTGAAAACCGGTGGGTCCATTCCCCTTCCAGTATGCTGAAACACAGGTTATGTAGAGGTTGGTTCGATGTGATGGGCATCCGGTATACGAATGGATCCGCAGCCACGATGGAGCCCAGTGAACGCACGCGGAGCCCGCATGTCATGACGTCGCCGTCGCGCCCGAAACCACGCTATGATGTCGTCGTCGTCGGCGCGGGGATCATCGGGCTGTCCACCGCCCTGTTCCTGCGGGAGCGCGGCCTGTCGGTCGCGGTCCTCGACAAGGGTGTTCCGGCCTATGAGCAATCCAGCCGCAACTGGGGCTGGATGCGCACCGTCGGGCAGGACATGGCCGAGCTGGAACTGGCCCTGCAGAGCCGCCCGCTGTGGCGCCGATGGGCGGCCGAGGGCGATTTCGGCTTTCGGCCCTGCGGGCTGGTGTCGCTTGCCGAGACCGAAGCGGAGTGGTCGGCCCTGCAAGCCTGGTTCGCCCAGGCCCGCGGCCGGGGACTCGATACGCGGGAACTGGATTCCGAGGCGGTCGCCCGCGCCCTGCCCCAGCTTCGGCGTCACCAGGCCGGCGGTCTGTTCGCGCCGGGCGATGCCGGCATCGAACCCGACCAGGCCATGCGCTTTCTCGAACGCAAGGTCCGCGATGCCGGCGCCGCCTTGTTTGCGGGCACTGCCGTCCGGCACATCGACATCAGCGGCGGGCGGGCCACCGGCGTCGAGACCGAAACCGGCCCCGTCGCCGCCGACGCCGTCGTCATCGCCGCCGGTGCCTGGTCACGCTGGCTGAGCGCGACGGCCGGCATCGTGATCCCGCAATTGAAGGTGGTCGCCTCGGTCCTGCGCACCACGCCGGTCGAGGACGGCCCGCTGCCCAACGTGGCCTCCACCGCGTTCTGCCTGCGCCGCCGCCGCGATGGCGGCTATACCGTCGCGCGCCGCAATTCGTCGCTGACCTATGTGACGCCCGACGCGCTGCGTTTCCTGCGCCTGTACCTGCCGAACTATCTGAAGCAGAAGCAGTTGCTGCGGGTGCGCGCGGGGGCCAGCTTCTTCCGCGAACTGTGGCTGGAGCGGCGCTTCGGCCCCGGCCGGCCCAATCCGTTCGAAGAGTTCCGTGCCTGCGACCCGGCAGCCGACAGCGACACGCTGAAAGCCACCTTCGCGCGGTTGCAGCAGGACATGCCCGTCTTTCGTGCCGCGCGCATTGCGGCGGCGTGGGCCGGGACGATCGACGTGCTGCCGGACGCGCTGCCGATCCTGTCGTCCGTGGCGCGGCATCCCGGCCTGTTCCTGGCCACCGGCTTTTCCGCCCATGGCTTCGGCATCGGCCCCGCGGCCGGCAAGCTGATGGCCGAGATCGTGACCGGCGAGGCCGGCGCCTCGTCCCGTGCGCCGTTCCGGCTCGAACGGTTTCACCTGAACGGCGATTGACGGCAGGCAGCCATCTGGTTTTAGCGGATATGGCATCCTTTCCAGAAGACATGAACGAGGCCGGCCGATGAAGGAAAGACACCCGCCCGCGCCCCCG
Proteins encoded in this region:
- a CDS encoding FAD-binding oxidoreductase — protein: MTSPSRPKPRYDVVVVGAGIIGLSTALFLRERGLSVAVLDKGVPAYEQSSRNWGWMRTVGQDMAELELALQSRPLWRRWAAEGDFGFRPCGLVSLAETEAEWSALQAWFAQARGRGLDTRELDSEAVARALPQLRRHQAGGLFAPGDAGIEPDQAMRFLERKVRDAGAALFAGTAVRHIDISGGRATGVETETGPVAADAVVIAAGAWSRWLSATAGIVIPQLKVVASVLRTTPVEDGPLPNVASTAFCLRRRRDGGYTVARRNSSLTYVTPDALRFLRLYLPNYLKQKQLLRVRAGASFFRELWLERRFGPGRPNPFEEFRACDPAADSDTLKATFARLQQDMPVFRAARIAAAWAGTIDVLPDALPILSSVARHPGLFLATGFSAHGFGIGPAAGKLMAEIVTGEAGASSRAPFRLERFHLNGD